A region from the Pungitius pungitius chromosome 16, fPunPun2.1, whole genome shotgun sequence genome encodes:
- the pcolcea gene encoding procollagen C-endopeptidase enhancer a — protein sequence MMHVDCIWGLSLFLSLTLGWTKAQQTNYTRPVFHCGGDLVTDSGFVGSEGFPSFYKPNSKCTWRITVPEGNVVMLSFRILDLEADPQCRYDYLDVYNGQSNRVQKLNRLCGTHRPGALISTTNTMMLEMGSDEATQGKGFLAYFSGAKPYVDDQQFCGSKMTNAQGEIKTPNWPDDKYPAATSCSWLIIVEPGMAIRVTFDKFVVEPDSNCRFDYVQFFNSGADDTSIIGKYCGDRAPEPITSSGNMLIVQFVSDSSLTFDGFLAHYTSVPGASQIPTFNSAAGTGTNPLKPAYFPGATIKPPVPTAKNVPPEPTRKPKPVKPTRGRGQGTTGQEGRQPVTRPNGKKPVPQNPLCTKACKRDGTIRSSFCASEFVVTGTVTSVPRIRGSIQVSITLIKAYKAGRLTMTPVGETVTLELLSQCRNCPFLSKGANYIIMGQVDREGRGILKPGFFTAPYKPQHERLLMNISQQPC from the exons ATGATGCATGTGGACTGCATCTGGGGTCTCTCCTTGTTCCTGTCTCTGACTTTAGGATGGACAAAGGCTCAGCAGACCAACTACACCAG GCCTGTGTTCCACTGTGGAGGCGATCTGGTTACAGACTCTGGCTTTGTTGGCAGTGAGGGCTTCCCGAGCTTCTACAAACCCAACAGCAAATGTACCTGGCGTATCACC GTCCCGGAGGGAAACGTGGTCATGCTCTCTTTCCGCATTCTAGACCTGGAGGCTGACCCACAATGCCGCTACGACTATCTGGACGTCTACAACGGCCAATCCAACCGGGTGCAAAAACTAAATCGCCTCTGTGGAACTCATCGGCCCGGTGCTCTGATTTCTACCACAAACACCATGATGCTGGAGATGGGGTCAGATGAAGCCACGCAGGGCAAAGGGTTTTTGGCGTATTTCAGTGGCGCCAAACCGTATGTCGatg ACCAGCAGTTCTGTGGGTCTAAGATGACAAATGCCCAGGGTGAGATCAAGACACCCAACTGGCCAGACGACAAATACCCCGCAGCGACCAGCTGCTCCTGGCTCATCATCGTGGAGCCTGGAATG GCCATTCGGGTGACGTTTGACAAGTTTGTCGTGGAGCCTGACTCGAATTGTCGGTTCGACTATGTGCAATTCTTTAACAGTGGAGCAGACGATACGAGCATAATCGGGAAATACTGTGGCGATCGGGCCCCGGA GCCTATCACCAGCAGCGGCAACATGCTCATCGTCCAGTTTGTGTCCGACTCAAGTTTGACATTTGATGGATTCCTCGCCCACTATACCAGCGTACCAGGTGCTTCTCAGATACCGACATTCAACTCAGCAGCCGGTACTGGGACCAACCCCCTAAAACCGGCATACTTTCCTGGCGCCACCATAAAGCCACCGGTCCCCACTGCCAAAAATGTGCCACCAGAGCCCACCAGGAAACCAAAACCGGTCAAACCCACGAGGGGCCGTGGACAGGGCACCACAGGCCAGGAGGGGAGGCAACCCGTCACTAGGCCAAATGGAAAGAAGCCTG tccCTCAAAACCCCCTTTGCACCAAAGCATGTAAAAGAGATGGAACCATCCGGAGCAGTTTCTGTGCCAGTGAATTTG TGGTCACTGGTACGGTGACCTCTGTTCCCCGGATACGAGGATCTATTCAGGTCAGCATCACCCTCATTAAGGCCTACAAAGCAGGACGACTAACAATGACCCCAGTGGGAGAGACCGTGACTCTTGAGCTATTGTCACAGTGCAGGAACTGCCCGTTTCTCAGCAAAG GTGCCAATTACATTATCAtgggacaggtggacagagaagGACGTGGTATCCTGAAACCTGGGTTCTTCACAGCGCCATATAAACCCCAACATGAAAGATTATTAATGAATATCAGCCAACAACCCTGTTAA
- the tmem88a gene encoding transmembrane protein 88a has protein sequence MSFSRSGTLEKTVSEQALSEARSPSRVGSGVVVPPPYSLDGSEAADTPLELRGSLDCWACSVLVTAQNLIIALVNGGLASIIFGTILTPALAMIIFGFLCHSTVQPHGTSLYCSDVLDDAGCVALLVVGFLLLTPLLVLALAAYCRLARHLQLGMCFIPYSRAVYKNLPASRHRRADAGGCCGQEGTSERKGSVWV, from the exons ATGAGTTTTTCACGGAGCGGAACGCTGGAGAAGACGGTATCTGAGCAGGCCCTCTCTGAGGCGCGCTCCCCCTCCAGGGTGGGGTCAGGAGTCGTGGTGCCACCTCCGTACTCTCTGGACGGCAGCGAGGCCGCTGACACCCCTTTAGAGTTGAGGGGCTCTCTGGACTGCTGGGCATGCTCTGTGCTAGTCACCGCACAGAATCTAATCATAGCACTGGTCAATGGCGGGCTGGCCAGCATCATTTTTGGCACCATCCTCACCCCCGCTCTTGCCATGATCATTTTTGGCTTCCTCTGCCACTCTACG GTGCAGCCCCACGGCACATCCCTGTATTGCTCAGACGTGCTGGATGACGCCGGCTGCGTGGCTCTGCTGGTTGTAGGATTTCTGCTGCTCACCCCCCTGCTGGTTCTGGCCCTCGCCGCCTACTGTCGCCTGGCCCGCCACCTTCAGCTTGGAATGTGTTTCATCCCCTACAGTCGGGCCGTCTACAAGAACCTTCCTGCCTCACGCCACCGAAGGGCTGATGCAGGAGGCTGCTGTGGTCAGGAGGGCACTTCAGAGAGGAAGGGTAGCGTGTGGGTttag
- the nufip2 gene encoding FMR1-interacting protein NUFIP2 isoform X1 yields the protein MEEQPRDRAQERQYHHHGGDRHTIQHTTCLKHDQSHFQRQHQETQTKKTGWAIRKSIKKVNIRQEEWENNLHLSDTVGMSHAPNSHCNRHTSHANVKQKSTQKLYTTVPKVSSKGLDLKKNMDLKIDKEKVLELNHHEGHSMNKNDPVLLQNGVVNCGLITNGYYSKDNDGSGSEGGYTTPKKRKARCNNAKNTDNALRDEEKDMQQGSSTQEHGAFNLETTEKGMTSRLDGFRAGHKAEAQSAARRAVVSEASLGEAQRKNSDGKIVGNFGKKTEERHKAKLSSPSKEDSWTLFKPPPVFPVDNSSAKIVPKISYASKVKENLNKVAQGGGEALPPPVRLSQVPMSAMKTITSASFTNGPVSGNGNGCPSVGTFFAPAASSIPPAPYFPSGENVACPLESNCSSTTSPVDGEPYELRKTLLIYPLNMQPVLPSARHLDPPAAQTNQNALGDIFQNQWGLSFINEPNLGPEGSGGKVPAEDKTSVVPPQSKCQTAAQPCFDVGPSFFELGTLAQDPKRRTCAPCSVSEAFSPARGTSEEENQLQPCGQEKTQVEAKGAGFAVLPPSKDNGAKPAQGQLTTVLFGSSKHLTHSKDIGRRCSWASFDIKAAVTYHTKEMELIFNLQKQDPKRVVSYDETKDGPDQ from the exons ATGGAGGAACAGCCCAGAGATCGGGCACAAGAAAGGCAATATCACCACCACGGAGGGGACAGACACACTATTCAACATACAACTTGTCTAAAACATGATCAGAGCCACTTCCAGCGCCAGCACCAGGAAACGCAGACGAAGAAAACAGGTTGGGCCATCCGGAAAA GcattaaaaaagtaaacatCCGTCAGGAGGAGTGGGAGAATAATCTGCATCTCTCTGACACTGTTGGTATGTCACATGCCCCCAACAGCCATTGTAACCGACACACAAGTCAtgcaaatgtgaagcagaaatcAACGCAAAAGCTTTACACAACTGTTCCAAAAGTGAGCAGCAAAGGATTGGACCTTAAGAAGAATATGGACCTTAAAATTGACAAGGAAAAGGTTCTGGAGTTGAATCATCATGAGGGCCATTCAATGAATAAGAACGACCCTGTGTTGCTTCAAAATGGCGTTGTAAATTGTGGCTTGATTACAAATGGCTACTACAGCAAGGACAATGATGGCAGCGGCTCCGAAGGTGGATATACTACTCCGAAAAAGCGCAAGGCCAGATGTAACAACGCAAAGAACACTGATAATGCTCTAAGAGACGAGGAGAAAGACATGCAGCAGGGCAGCAGTACTCAAGAACATGGGGCTTTTAATCTTGAGACGACTGAGAAGGGAATGACTTCTAGACTTGATGGCTTTAGAGCCGGCCATAAAGCAGAAGCTCAGTCAGCAGCTAGACGGGCTGTTGTGTCAGAGGCTTCATTGGGTGAGGCTCAGAGGAAGAACTCTGATGGCAAAATAGTTGGCAACTTTGGTAAAAAGACTGAGGAAAGGCATAAAGCCAAGCTTTCCTCACCTTCAAAAGAGGACTCGTGGACTTTGTTCAAGCCCCCGCCAGTATTTCCTGTGGACAATAGCAGTGCAAAAATTGTTCCTAAGATCAGTTATGCAAGTAAAGTAAAAGAGAACCTCAACAAAGTAGcacaaggtggaggagaggcacTGCCTCCTCCGGTCAGACTGTCACAGGTCCCTATGTCTGCTATGAAAACTATCACCTCAGCTAGCTTTACTAATGGCCCGGTTTCTGGAAACGGTAACGGCTGCCCTTCCGTGGGTACCTTCTTTGCTCCTGCTGCTAGTAGTATCCCACCAGCCCCCTATTTCCCAAGTGGCGAGAATGTAGCATGTCCTTTGGAAAGTAACTGTAGCTCTACAACCAGTCCTGTAGATGGAGAACCATACGAGCTTAGAAAAACGCTTTTAATCTACCCTTTAAATATGCAACCTGTGCTCCCTAGTGCTCGGCATCTTGACCCACCGGCTGCTCAGACAAATCAGAACGCCTTGGGAGACATCTTCCAGAATCAATGGGGGCTTTCTTTCATAAATGAGCCCAATTTGGGGCCAGAAGGATCAGGTGGCAAGGTGCCCGCAGAGGACAAGACAAGTGTGGTGCCACCTCAGAGCAAGTGTCAGACTGCTGCCCAGCCCTGCTTCGATGTTGGCCCATCATTCTTTGAGCTTGGCACTTTAGCTCAAGACCCCAAGAGAAGGACTTGTGCCCCCTGCAGTGTGTCTGAGGCCTTTTCTCCTGCACGTGGGacgagtgaggaggagaaccaGCTGCAGCCATGTGGCCAGGAAAAGACTCAAGTTGAGGCCAAGGGTGCAGGGTTTGCTGTGTTGCCTCCCAGTAAAGACAATGGTGCTAAGCCTGCTCAGGGCCAGCTGACCACTGTGTTGTTTGGCTCATCTAAGCACCTGACCCACTCTAAAGACATTGGCAGAAGGTGTAGCTGGGCGTCCTTtgatattaaagctgctgtcacTTATCACACTAAAG AAATGGAATTAATTTTCAACTTGCAAAAACAAG aTCCAAAAAGAGTAGTGTCTTATGATGAGACCAAGGATGGGCCTGATCAGTGA
- the nufip2 gene encoding FMR1-interacting protein NUFIP2 isoform X2 translates to MEEQPRDRAQERQYHHHGGDRHTIQHTTCLKHDQSHFQRQHQETQTKKTGIKKVNIRQEEWENNLHLSDTVGMSHAPNSHCNRHTSHANVKQKSTQKLYTTVPKVSSKGLDLKKNMDLKIDKEKVLELNHHEGHSMNKNDPVLLQNGVVNCGLITNGYYSKDNDGSGSEGGYTTPKKRKARCNNAKNTDNALRDEEKDMQQGSSTQEHGAFNLETTEKGMTSRLDGFRAGHKAEAQSAARRAVVSEASLGEAQRKNSDGKIVGNFGKKTEERHKAKLSSPSKEDSWTLFKPPPVFPVDNSSAKIVPKISYASKVKENLNKVAQGGGEALPPPVRLSQVPMSAMKTITSASFTNGPVSGNGNGCPSVGTFFAPAASSIPPAPYFPSGENVACPLESNCSSTTSPVDGEPYELRKTLLIYPLNMQPVLPSARHLDPPAAQTNQNALGDIFQNQWGLSFINEPNLGPEGSGGKVPAEDKTSVVPPQSKCQTAAQPCFDVGPSFFELGTLAQDPKRRTCAPCSVSEAFSPARGTSEEENQLQPCGQEKTQVEAKGAGFAVLPPSKDNGAKPAQGQLTTVLFGSSKHLTHSKDIGRRCSWASFDIKAAVTYHTKEMELIFNLQKQDPKRVVSYDETKDGPDQ, encoded by the exons ATGGAGGAACAGCCCAGAGATCGGGCACAAGAAAGGCAATATCACCACCACGGAGGGGACAGACACACTATTCAACATACAACTTGTCTAAAACATGATCAGAGCCACTTCCAGCGCCAGCACCAGGAAACGCAGACGAAGAAAACAG GcattaaaaaagtaaacatCCGTCAGGAGGAGTGGGAGAATAATCTGCATCTCTCTGACACTGTTGGTATGTCACATGCCCCCAACAGCCATTGTAACCGACACACAAGTCAtgcaaatgtgaagcagaaatcAACGCAAAAGCTTTACACAACTGTTCCAAAAGTGAGCAGCAAAGGATTGGACCTTAAGAAGAATATGGACCTTAAAATTGACAAGGAAAAGGTTCTGGAGTTGAATCATCATGAGGGCCATTCAATGAATAAGAACGACCCTGTGTTGCTTCAAAATGGCGTTGTAAATTGTGGCTTGATTACAAATGGCTACTACAGCAAGGACAATGATGGCAGCGGCTCCGAAGGTGGATATACTACTCCGAAAAAGCGCAAGGCCAGATGTAACAACGCAAAGAACACTGATAATGCTCTAAGAGACGAGGAGAAAGACATGCAGCAGGGCAGCAGTACTCAAGAACATGGGGCTTTTAATCTTGAGACGACTGAGAAGGGAATGACTTCTAGACTTGATGGCTTTAGAGCCGGCCATAAAGCAGAAGCTCAGTCAGCAGCTAGACGGGCTGTTGTGTCAGAGGCTTCATTGGGTGAGGCTCAGAGGAAGAACTCTGATGGCAAAATAGTTGGCAACTTTGGTAAAAAGACTGAGGAAAGGCATAAAGCCAAGCTTTCCTCACCTTCAAAAGAGGACTCGTGGACTTTGTTCAAGCCCCCGCCAGTATTTCCTGTGGACAATAGCAGTGCAAAAATTGTTCCTAAGATCAGTTATGCAAGTAAAGTAAAAGAGAACCTCAACAAAGTAGcacaaggtggaggagaggcacTGCCTCCTCCGGTCAGACTGTCACAGGTCCCTATGTCTGCTATGAAAACTATCACCTCAGCTAGCTTTACTAATGGCCCGGTTTCTGGAAACGGTAACGGCTGCCCTTCCGTGGGTACCTTCTTTGCTCCTGCTGCTAGTAGTATCCCACCAGCCCCCTATTTCCCAAGTGGCGAGAATGTAGCATGTCCTTTGGAAAGTAACTGTAGCTCTACAACCAGTCCTGTAGATGGAGAACCATACGAGCTTAGAAAAACGCTTTTAATCTACCCTTTAAATATGCAACCTGTGCTCCCTAGTGCTCGGCATCTTGACCCACCGGCTGCTCAGACAAATCAGAACGCCTTGGGAGACATCTTCCAGAATCAATGGGGGCTTTCTTTCATAAATGAGCCCAATTTGGGGCCAGAAGGATCAGGTGGCAAGGTGCCCGCAGAGGACAAGACAAGTGTGGTGCCACCTCAGAGCAAGTGTCAGACTGCTGCCCAGCCCTGCTTCGATGTTGGCCCATCATTCTTTGAGCTTGGCACTTTAGCTCAAGACCCCAAGAGAAGGACTTGTGCCCCCTGCAGTGTGTCTGAGGCCTTTTCTCCTGCACGTGGGacgagtgaggaggagaaccaGCTGCAGCCATGTGGCCAGGAAAAGACTCAAGTTGAGGCCAAGGGTGCAGGGTTTGCTGTGTTGCCTCCCAGTAAAGACAATGGTGCTAAGCCTGCTCAGGGCCAGCTGACCACTGTGTTGTTTGGCTCATCTAAGCACCTGACCCACTCTAAAGACATTGGCAGAAGGTGTAGCTGGGCGTCCTTtgatattaaagctgctgtcacTTATCACACTAAAG AAATGGAATTAATTTTCAACTTGCAAAAACAAG aTCCAAAAAGAGTAGTGTCTTATGATGAGACCAAGGATGGGCCTGATCAGTGA